In Actinomycetes bacterium, a genomic segment contains:
- a CDS encoding bifunctional glycosyltransferase family 2 protein/CDP-glycerol:glycerophosphate glycerophosphotransferase — protein MTATPAVSVVIICQDDAERLPYAVHSAMAQSLTDIEIIVVDHGSTDDSSAVAESLAAADPRIRVITLPDRAGKPGRPLNAGFDAARAPWVVAIGSDDKVRQTGCESLLAAGEQAQADLVIGGVLRIDMDSGERNRWMPGVTLRSRVVTDFAQLPEMLRDTIGGSKLYRKAFLDRNDIRFREDIYYQDQIFTAKCYQAADTVAITSSLVTNWRRWSTSDRKSITQRKSTIENLSDRFEANREIDEVLAKHGRQDMLLTKHKKFLTHDLGIHVKDLENTSAEYRQLLVSLTRAYMTDIPEEVFDGLPLNRWVMLQCLLADRLTEAEQAAGSHFNQMLIEWQRLSTSAGDYVIPPDVPVEPNDCYRVDSYRLTEIPGGLLPARGWIELTPDGDGFAATVTVESPGRVDMRDHSAAELQLQNPLDGTFWNQPLGSVVNQEGDRCTWNSHISTKDLNHTFGRGETTLSLYAGFHVGGPGYWRVRLRPAQSLNVSPVDPAAQQWQISAEDTQIVLSRSTTANWRERLAERVDRRRYPDVATRDPFEELTQAQAADYLSDHRSRPRSNHVFFESFAGRRVDGAPWGLSEALRRHRPKFVQAWSGNHSAIFSRPTGTLAAPRFTRRYIDLLATSGVWVDNGWLPFNPDGRTFLQLGHGVPLPRITPPGQPPTWTHLVTSGDYTSECLRDAYGSSMTLVASGSPATDTLVSPGAHERRSLLRSRWDVADRTVVLFLPALRSGQIAPEFRVPNLHQLASGLGSDFYLFFREHDDDATGRRTAGVPDDLRWFASGVRPRGQLADYLLAADILISDYSSVIVDFGWTGRPVIHYAPDQQFYEDTDPGTYVKLDQLAAGPVVGDDENLVQAIREAATSVDPNPTNSMSRRFSEELAPLDALSSGEELIRLMGW, from the coding sequence GTGACCGCAACGCCAGCCGTCAGCGTCGTCATCATCTGTCAAGACGACGCTGAGCGGCTCCCTTATGCAGTCCACTCAGCCATGGCGCAGTCCCTGACTGACATCGAGATCATCGTTGTTGATCACGGCAGTACCGACGACTCCTCTGCCGTTGCCGAATCACTGGCGGCAGCAGACCCGCGGATCCGAGTCATTACCTTGCCCGATCGAGCGGGCAAACCTGGTCGTCCGTTGAACGCCGGATTCGATGCTGCCCGCGCGCCCTGGGTTGTCGCTATTGGCAGTGACGACAAGGTTCGCCAGACGGGCTGCGAAAGTCTGCTTGCCGCTGGCGAACAAGCACAGGCTGACCTGGTCATCGGTGGGGTACTGCGGATCGACATGGACTCCGGCGAACGCAACCGATGGATGCCCGGGGTGACGTTGAGATCGCGGGTTGTGACAGATTTCGCGCAACTACCGGAGATGTTGCGCGACACCATCGGCGGTTCGAAGTTGTACCGAAAGGCGTTCCTTGACCGCAATGACATCAGATTTCGAGAGGACATCTACTACCAAGACCAAATCTTCACCGCCAAGTGCTACCAGGCCGCCGATACTGTCGCCATCACGTCCTCGCTGGTGACCAACTGGCGGCGATGGTCCACATCAGATCGGAAGTCGATCACCCAACGAAAGTCTACGATCGAAAACCTGTCAGATAGGTTCGAAGCTAACCGCGAGATCGACGAAGTACTGGCCAAACATGGCCGACAGGACATGCTGCTCACGAAGCATAAGAAGTTCCTGACTCACGATCTCGGAATCCACGTCAAGGACCTGGAAAACACCTCGGCCGAATACCGGCAATTGTTGGTATCGCTGACCCGCGCTTACATGACGGACATCCCGGAGGAAGTCTTCGACGGTCTGCCGCTGAATCGCTGGGTCATGCTGCAGTGCCTGCTAGCCGATCGACTCACCGAGGCGGAACAGGCGGCAGGGTCACATTTCAATCAGATGTTGATCGAGTGGCAGCGCCTCAGTACTTCGGCCGGTGACTACGTCATACCGCCCGATGTCCCCGTCGAACCAAATGACTGTTACCGAGTAGACAGCTACCGACTGACCGAGATACCTGGCGGACTGCTGCCCGCGCGCGGCTGGATCGAACTGACACCTGATGGCGATGGCTTCGCGGCCACCGTAACGGTCGAATCCCCCGGTCGAGTCGACATGAGGGACCATAGCGCTGCCGAACTGCAACTGCAGAACCCACTGGACGGCACTTTCTGGAATCAACCCCTCGGTTCGGTGGTCAACCAGGAGGGCGATCGGTGCACGTGGAACTCGCACATTTCCACCAAGGATCTCAACCACACCTTCGGCCGGGGTGAGACGACGTTGTCGCTATACGCCGGTTTTCATGTCGGCGGACCCGGCTACTGGCGAGTTCGCCTGCGGCCAGCTCAATCGCTCAACGTCTCGCCCGTGGATCCTGCTGCGCAGCAATGGCAGATCAGCGCCGAGGACACCCAGATCGTGCTGAGCAGGTCAACAACGGCCAACTGGCGGGAACGCCTAGCGGAGCGCGTTGACCGACGGCGCTACCCTGACGTGGCCACCCGAGATCCCTTCGAGGAACTCACGCAAGCACAGGCCGCCGACTATCTGAGTGATCATCGCAGTCGACCACGATCGAACCATGTCTTCTTCGAATCATTCGCAGGTCGACGAGTTGACGGTGCGCCTTGGGGATTGTCCGAGGCGCTACGCCGCCATCGACCCAAGTTCGTGCAGGCCTGGTCGGGCAACCACAGCGCCATCTTCAGCCGGCCGACAGGAACGCTGGCCGCCCCTCGTTTCACGAGACGCTACATCGACCTACTGGCCACATCTGGCGTCTGGGTAGACAACGGCTGGCTGCCGTTTAATCCGGACGGGCGGACCTTCCTACAACTGGGGCACGGCGTCCCACTTCCGCGAATCACGCCGCCCGGCCAGCCACCTACCTGGACCCACCTCGTGACCTCCGGTGACTACACCTCCGAGTGCCTGCGAGACGCGTACGGCTCCTCGATGACGTTAGTGGCCAGCGGGTCTCCCGCCACAGACACGCTCGTGTCCCCCGGGGCACACGAACGCAGATCCTTGCTCCGGAGCAGGTGGGACGTGGCAGATCGCACCGTCGTGTTGTTCCTGCCGGCTCTACGATCAGGACAGATCGCACCGGAATTCCGCGTGCCCAACCTTCATCAATTGGCCAGCGGGTTAGGGTCCGACTTCTATCTCTTCTTTCGGGAGCACGACGACGATGCGACCGGGAGGCGCACTGCTGGCGTTCCCGACGATCTGCGCTGGTTCGCAAGCGGAGTGCGACCTCGAGGCCAGCTAGCCGACTATCTGCTCGCGGCAGACATTCTGATCTCCGACTACTCCAGCGTCATCGTCGATTTCGGCTGGACTGGGCGCCCAGTCATTCACTACGCCCCCGACCAACAGTTCTATGAAGACACCGATCCAGGGACGTATGTGAAACTTGACCAG